The DNA sequence ACTACTACAAAAGTAGTACATCAATCATATGCATAATAAGTGAATACATAATTGGCTTAACCTGATAATCACTCATTCCTGAATTGCTTCCAGCGTTGCAGCGagggtcattttttttctagtaCATGACTCAAAAATTGTGTTTACAAAGCTGTGAGTTGATATGAAAATTCGAAGGGCTTATATTTGGCTGGGGAGGGATAAAGAATTACCAATGTTAGCTTTAGTCACTTGGTGTGGCATGAAGAAGACTCTAATatgtggtgttttttttactttttaataCTAGCAACGGTGGTGTATAGATAAAGTGTAGGCTATAAataaaacaagcaaacaaacaaactagCAAACAGGTTCTTCACACCTTTGGGACCTaaatacatacacatacatacactgCACAAGTTTTATCACGGATAAAGACAAGTCAGCGAGCACCATGGCTTTCTGccaacaatgtttttttttctctcaaggAAATATTTGTTCCTTTCTCTTGGCATGTCTTTCTTAGTGTTAAACAAAAACTATGACGATCATACCGAAGGGTTTGTGGTCGAAAGAGCTCAGCAACTCGAGCTTGTTAGATTCACTCAGCCAAGTGTTTAATTAATCCTATCTTGACTTACTTCTCGGCTACCATTTTATTTTGGATCACAAGATTCATTTCTTCCACGCGATGTCTCGTTTTACTGAGCTCATTTTCCAGCCAATAATGTCGCTCCAGTTTGTGACTGAGTTCTCCGTTGACTCGTCGCAGTTCGTGAATCTCCTTCAGCCGAAGGTCGATCACAGTTCGAAGGCTTCCAATTTCCTGGAAGAAGAACACACCAAAATCAAGGGGCCGTGTTTGTCCATCACGTAATTGTAGATGAGCCACTGCATTGGGACTCCGTTCAGCCATTGCTTGAACGGAACATCAGAGCAAGGGCCGACGTAATCAGACCATTCATTCTTATGTTGATGGCCGCAAATATTTGACTTCATTTAGGCTATTCATAATATGCAGGACTCGTCCAACTTACAAAGTCTGGACAGTTTGAATAAGTAGCTTGTCTTTTGAATGAACACTGTCAAACCGAAAATAAGGCCCAGAATCAATATTCCAGAGGTAATTTAATggattaatttcttttttaatgaaacCTGCCTAATCTATTTCAATATTCGGCTTAATCACTACGTACGAGTAACATATGAATAATGATGAATGCTAGTGTTTTCGATCAAAAAAAGTCAGGCTCATTCATTCTTTATACTGTGTTGTAatgagttttgagagcaaataACTCAAATCCATATTTCCTTTTGAACAGAGAGACtagtttgtaaaaaaatgtttcgcTTTGAATGATTAATATAGCAAATTCTAACTGTTTTCCTTATTCTGTTCGTAGATGTTTCAGGGGCCTTTGCTTAAGGAGTTCCTTGGCCTTACCTGTTCCAATTGGGTCCGCGACATGTTCTCGAAATTGGAAAGGTCAATATTTGTGCGAAGAGCATTTTGAAGGTCTTGGTGCAAGGATTCTTGCCGATGCTTCCAATCCGTGTCTTTCTCAGTCATTACctggagaagaaagagaaaggcatgagttctcaaaatggaaaaatggacAAGCTTAGCATGTAAATGAATACCCAAGATGTTCAATGGGAGAGACATTTGTCATTAGCTGattgattgcaaaagtgtcATTCTGAgatttttgaattgaagggCAAGTAAATTACTCGTAGTATTGGACATTGCTTGGATTTGGAATCGATGACGGTTTTATTAAGACAATCAATACGATTCTGGTACATTTTCAGGTGTAGACCATGGATCTCTTCTTCTGAAACATACAACGtagttcatttttgttgagttGAATTGGGGTCACCAATGAAGAAGAGCAATACTTCGATTATGAGATATCGTAGAACAGTGAGTTTTATTTTCAGAAAAAGTCAACAGCTGACCCACACCAAGACAACCCCGTGCGATCGATCTCAATTTGGTAGAGCCGGTTCCAGCCGGTTCAGAGTCTTCATTTACAATTCTTGCTTTACCGAATATCTAACTTCAttgatttggcgggaagtaAAATTATTTGTTTTGAGACCCAGAATCCCAAGGCAATCCAAAAACTGAGTGGCCTTTACGACGAGAGTTTACTTATCACCACCTCCTTTATAcgaaatcattttttattttgcaatgaTATCGTCGATATGTATCGCATTATGATTCCATTACGAAATTTCAGTTCGGATGGATTGGGTAAAGGCCAATTCGGAGACGATGCGCAACCATCACCTTAACCTCAATccatttttaatcaaatgcttgaaatttaCCTTTAATGAAGATAAAAGTGAGTAGGCCCTCTGACATgtaaatgtttttcatttcaacaacTGGCGAACAGGATCAAAAGTTTTGTCCCTGTAAAGTTTCTCTGGACCCAATCGGAGTAAATGCACCAAACATCTGTCTTTCAAAGGCAATTAGAAACCTAATGTTTTCAACCAGTAGCCTTCAGGTTCTTTTCTTATTGCTTGACGTGTTTTGCTGCCTTGGATCCCTGGTTCCATCGTTCCACATTACGCGAGGGGCATATGAATTATCCTTGGATTTTACTTATCTTCAAGACTATTACGAGGTTGAAACTCAGCTAAACTTTAAAGATTGCTCCCATTTTCAGATCATGAAACTTCTTAAACGATTCATTCCTGTAGAGTGAATCCATTTTAATGACGAATTGTTGCTTTTGGGTAGCAATAGTCCACGAAAGTGCGGCTTGAATTTTGTTATAGAGCATTGAGGGTGCTCGGGTTCAAtgatgtttgaaaaatatgtcaagtaAGGCACTCTTCCATATTTAGAATCCGAAGATTGAAGATTTTTATCAATGCACCTCGCACATATCCAATCTTGAACCTTTTGTCATTGACAATGAATTGTCGTTTCAAGAAAGTGTCatgccaaagaaaaataattgaattgatttgataACATATTTTAGTCATTAGGAAAGTCTTTGGAACGCATTTGAAGGTCAACGCATGTGATTAAACCATCCTGGAAGTCTCAATATGTAAGGGAAGAAAGGCAGTTAATGTTTACATAAAGCAATGGAATCCTTCAGAAAATTTCCCTCGTCATAAAGGGGCATTCTACAGCGAGtcatttttgcaattgaataaatgagAGGATGTTAATTTTAgcttttgatcaattttgtgAGAAGCACTCTCATAGAAATGGAAGCTTCCATCTAATATTAGAAAATTCAGTTTTGTAGGGTTTGATATCTAACATCAGTTAGGGGCCTTAAATGAAGGCAGACGCGATGCTTGGAAAGTAGCGCCAATTAAAAAATGAGGCCGCCAAGAGAACCAAAACATATCCTAGCAATGGCTGACGCATAGCAGCACTGTATTAAGAGAGCGTGGTAAAAACACATATCTAGACAGAAGGGAAAAAATAAGGCTTGCAAGTTACCCCGAATGAGTATAGGCTCACCACTTTAGAGACTGCATTTTCATACCTGTCAACGTCCAAGCACCAAGCGCCAAGGTAAGAgctaaaaaaacaggcctcatACCCGGACAGTCCGTGTCAAATAACAATTAATTTTGGTTCGACCCTACTCAAAACTTGGACCTTCGAGCGCCAGGATGGAGATTGTccccaaacaactcaaatcaAAAACAGTACACATCAGGGGTTGGAAAATTAGTTTCGTTGCCTTTGTTCTGCTCTGCAATGCTGCAACTGCTAAGGTTCAAGGAAGACCAAGTACCAAGACCAGTTTACACATTAAGAAACTGTTGTTATGTATGTACTGGAATCATTCATTGCAGTtcaataaaagtgaaaataagAGGTTGCGCGTTATCTCTGGAAAACTTGCATGGCACATATAAAAAATGGCCCTCTGCTTCTGTTATAGTCTTTATAATtagatccttttttttaaatcaacaaTAAGGTTCTTGATGTGAATCGAATAAGCTGAACCCATTAACAATGAATTTAGTCCACATTGTAAAGTGTTTCAGCCATTGTTTTGGCACAACCTTTCAATATTCTTCGGAAATTCCAGAACTTTTTCCGCAAGTATAGTTATCAGCAGCTGGAAATTGTGTTCAGCAAAGGGAAGGCCATATCTTATCTGGACATATCTGTGGTTAGAAACTGCTCAGAGTTATGTTGTGagaaattgtttggaaacgttgttcaacatggccttgaatggaatgaaattccgctcaatgacctttggggtcgacgccattagacactcctctattagatgatgaaggtaaggacattgagcaggtctcatccatgaaggatttaggtgtagtcctccaagatcatggaaagttcgatgagcatatccagttgaaagttttggtaaggcttttcaaacatgtggttggatatatcgcacgtttaagtccagagatagtatcacgatgctaactctgtacaagtcgattgttcagccgcatcttgaatatgcctctccatttgggctcaattagttcagcaggtttgcaaaagctcgagcaggtcaaagatgttttactaggaacattgaagatatgagagagctctcgtactgggagaggttagaaaggttgggatcgtagagtattcagagaaggtacgaaaggtatatgatattgtacgttttcaaaagcattcatgagctttgtcccaacccagggtttagggtcaattgtattgaccgtagaggcttaacgtgcgttttgagagcaccttcaagccctcgagaatctaggctagttcgaacaatgaagtccaactctcttctttctcgggctccttcattgttcaatttgctgctctcaaatattcgtaaggcgtatgtagacgttgatccagtaggcaggatttaagtcagacttggacaagtttttgactaaaattccggatcaaccttatattcaaggattagccagatcagccaactccaattcgttggtcgatcaaataatacatataaataaaagtcaagtaaaataaataatcttctcgtcttgaactgctgggattccaatcacggtagcggtaaggaagtccgcaaaaagaaaaaaaaaatctttcgaCAGTTGACAGCCAATTTGGAGGCCAAATTTGATCGCTTGATTTCAACCTTTAGGGTCTCTAAATCAAAAGTCATTCGAATCAGCCTTCAAGTGGGGAATAACAAGAACCTTTTTATAAGCAAAAGCCCTTTACCTGTTCGAGAACTTGAATCTGGTGCTCGTGATCCTGTTCGCTCTTCAAAAGGGACTCTTCCATTTCCAACCTCAACTCCTTGAGTTCGTATTTGGATTGGGCATTCTCCAAAGCCATGACTTCGTTCTCAGACCTGGAACGATGAAATTCGGATGATAACCTGTCAAAACATGTCGCCCAAGGTTCCAGGCACATTTGTCACTGCTCTTCTTTGCCACATGGTTCTATGAAGTCTGAATTTTGACAGTCGGAGGAATACGTAGAGTACatattccattttcaaacattctcTCCTTGGGTCCTTGTTTACTTAAGCACAAAATAGGTAGTGTAGTACGAACCTCAGCTTGGTTTCCCTTTCCATGGCTTCTCCTAAGGATTGTTGAGTTCGAACGAATTTCCCGTGTAATGCAGACTTGTCCGCTTCCAAACCCGATAATTGTTCCCGTTGTACGGACATCTTGGCCTCTTTGATCTGGCATTCTTCACAAGAGAGctctgagaaaaaaaaatgtaatacaATTACAAAAGAGCGAATAAATCAGCCACTCTTCTtatatacgtacatatgtgATGGAATTCAATCGGTGGGTACTCAGAATTGTGATCCAAATGGAATCTAAATCCTCCTTCTCTCACCTTTTAATTTACATGTACTACTGGCTCACTTTCcattaatttgattttgattcatgCATGTAGCACGTAAGGATGAATCAAATTCGAACAGAACTACACggcatgtttttgaatgacaGATAATTAACATGGTGGTTTGTGAAGCTTTAAATGTGTTTGCCTATAATAGCTTTGATTTATAACGAGACGATTTCGAAAAACGCATAAAGTAATGGTATTGCCAGAGACCAATACTTTTAAGACAACTGTGAGAAAGAAATGCCCTGTAAattttttgatattcaaataaatTCGGCAAAATCAGTAACGGAAATGATATCAAATGGGTCTTTAttccaaaaattgaatgatgatgataatgaaaatttgaGAGGCACTATCAAGGTTATGTAACCTTTTGTAAAACAACTTTTTGGCTTAGTAAATAATGTATTGTCAGCTCTTTAAAGCCTTCAATTACTACTTCCCATCAGGATCAACTCGAAGTTCatgccacttttttgtttttctggACATTCAAATACAGTCTTTTGCAACTGCAGGGTGACTATCAACAAGTAGGACCACNNNNNNNNNNNNNNNNNNNNNNNNNNNNNNNNNNNNGTAAGAAAGAAATGCCCTGTaaattttttgattcaaataaaTTCGGCAAAATCAGTAACGGAAATGATATCAAATGGGTTTTTAttccaaaaattgaatgataatgaaaatttgaGAGGCACTAACAAGGTTATGTAATCTTTTGTAAAACGACTTCTTGGTTTAGTAAATGATGTATTGTCAGCTCTTTAGAGCCTTCAATTACTACTTCCCATCAGGATCAACTCGAGGTTCATGCcactttcttgtttttctgGACATTCAAATAGAGTCTTTTGCAACTGCAGGGTGACTATCAACAAGTAGGACCACAAGGACTAAAAATGCGGGTTCTTTGGAACCGTCAGTGCTCGGAGCCTGACCtaaatcttttttcattgattaaaTGCCACGACTCAGTTATACTGCTGAATCAATCAGGGCTCATCAAGGCGTGAAGAAAAAGCATGTCATCCGTTTTTTGGCCTCCCTCATCCCACAGAACCATTTCTTGCTGACTTTTGGTCGTCCATTTGTGATAATTTCCTCCCTTTAAACCCAGTCATGTCGACTATGTACGATGAAGGTAGGAAGGAAATTCTGGAAATACCCTTCCCCTTCTTGAAAATTGGCTAATTTAATTTTGCTCAATCATCATATCAAGAGTTGGAAAGTTTTTCATCGCCATTCTCCGCCacacgaaaaatggttttaagttATGCACGTCAGGGTGCGCTGCATGGATTTTGTGGGTCAGCTTCCAACAAAGATATGACAGAATAAAGTGGTTGCTCTCTCCTGAATTAAAATATGTTTGAGTTGGGTTTGTAAAGCTCTTTCGGCAGCGATCTAGCCTGGCTCAttcttttttaagtttgattACCTGACAGGTTTGACCTTGGAAATAAGCCCTCCTATTGTTCACAAAAATAAGTTGCAACTGAATCTGTGGAACAGGGCAAACCTGGATGGAGAATACTTTACTTCTTACTCAAAAGCCTCGAAAGTGGATTGAAAAAGTACTAAATCGCCATGCCTACAAAACTCTTGCTCCCATTAAGACATGTGAGTGGGAGTTATGGCCATTCATCTCGCTGTCTGCTTTTAAATTTCATCCTTCATCCCTGTCTACTACCTATCAGTTATCTTTCGAGACCTCGTTCGTTCAAGAAAGTTTTTTGCCCCACAATTTTCCAATTGGACGGTACCAAACCTAACCCAAAAGGATCGTCTAACAAAAAATACCCTGCACAGTTAACACCAAAACTGAAacgaaaagatgaaaaatcaaactaCATATGAAATGTCTTGTGACATTTATACCAGGCTTCCGCCGAATAAGAAATGAGTATAAATATTCCAAAAAAAGTTCGTTGAAACTCTAACGAGTTATGCCAAGACAAAGAAAGTTTTCCAACGCAAAGAGACAAGACAAGtatgaaatagctctttttctATGcaatccaagtccaaactcGGATGTCAAAACACCAGACAAAGATAGCGAGACACTTCCAACATCTAGAAAATCTGCCAGAAAGAGGTATCATCATTACAAATTCATCCAGAACCCGAAAACTGCCCCTAACGTACCTACACCACGTGTCAAGATCTTGTttctcaagaacaagaaaaggaCCTCATTATTGTTTGGCACATTGACAATAGACGTAATTATATCACATCAACGTGTCCTGGATGTCGTTGTCGACTAACGGGCCCCACAAACCACCTTCAGTGGCCAGGTCAATTCAAAAACCAACATACATTCGCCCTTAATGGCTCCCTACCACAAGATAACCAACCAATCTCGGGTGAATTCGTTAGCAGTGCTTACCACATTAGTGTAGGCGGTGCACTCAACCCACATCTCCCCCAACCAACCACTAACTAACCAATCAGCCGAAGGGTAGAAGGAAGAGCATCATGATGCCCCACACACGCCCTAATAATAAACTTCCATACCCTTGTGAGTGCGTACTACATGCCTGAATGTGCGGAAGATTGCTGCTCTACAGATGTATTCTTTGCCATTCTTGGGGACAACGATGGGGCCTAATTCGTTCAATTGAGGCGCACTTTTCTTGTTGGCATAGACGCAAAAAATGCTATACGAGCAGTCATTTGTGAAGAGGTGTTGAAGGTGCAGTTTTGGCACTTGGAACAGAGTGGAGGCACTATGTATCTTAATTAAAATCTAATCCAGTCATTCAGTGTGAGCATAACAAAGTAAAATGCGAAAATGGGCAACATGCTCTTGTAATGGGACGTTCGTAACGTGTTTTTATTCACTCTTCTTTCAAGTGCCAAGTGTTGTTGCACAAAAAATAGACTTAATAAAGCGCGGATAACCTGACTTGTTGCAAATTGATCTCGAACGCGGTAAACAATAAAGGCGAAAAGCACTTGAAACTTTGGATTTTAGAGTAATGGGAAATATTCAAGTTTTTTAGTTTATGGTCTCTGACCTCAACTTTGACTTTTCCTGATTTGTAATTTTTATACCATCTCACCATGAATATTTCTGTCGATTATCGTGTTGATATAATTAAGAATagacctttttattttttgtgccattttagAGTATTCCATTTAGCTCAAAGTAGTACGGTGATTATTTTCGTTTCGCAGTAACTGTGATCTAGTGGGCATTTGATGACCATGGTTCTAAGTTATTGACCTTGATGAAGACCACCATATAATTGAAAGCATTATGTGATGCTCATTGTCGTGCAAATCACTTTTGTTCGAGAAAATTTGGATTATAAGGTTTTGCCCTAAATCACAAGAGCAATGGATCTGATTGAGATACCTCCTATGAGTAGTTGTAGACCTTTAGACTTGATGTTCTTATGAGAAATATGAAATCGAATACGACGCAATCTCATCATGCTCCATTGACATTTCCCAGAAAAACAAGTAAACAAAACTTGGcaaaacttttccaatttgttaGAAGATTACGGTTTTTTTATATTGTGAAAGCAAATTCCAGGAGATTCTCGTCCTTTCCAATGGAAATTAATCTTGATCATGTGGTTCTCTGATAGCAATGTGGGCTCACATAATTTATGTCTTGTGAAATGTTTTGCTCCAAAAATCCGCTTCCATCATTTATAATTCCACACTCGTCATTCTTAATTAGCAAGACAGCTCTCATTTCCATGTTTCGAACTGACATTTCGTCCTCACCTTTCGAATCTGGAAATAATTTCTTGTTAATTCAGCGTCGTCGAAATTTCTAGCCAATTTTAAGTAcatgtttttttgcggacttcctcgCCGTGTTTTGGAATGGAACTTCCtacagttcaagacgaaaaacttatatattttgataaacttttattttataaattatttgatcgaccaacgaattagaattggcggatctggctagcccttgaatcaggaatttaagtcaaaaacgtgtccaagtctgacttgaatcctgctactgtatcaacacctacatactctcTATAagtatttgaaggcagcaaacTGAACACGTTGGACTCTTTGAAGTCAAATACCATCCTTTCAGTATGTATTTTATATGTGGGACCTAAGATCATCCGATGAATCTCCATCAAGTAGCACATTGTATAGAAAGGCAGCTATGAGAAGACTTCTGGAGTTGATTGAATCATAAATAAAGTTTCTCTAGAAAGGCATTAACTCAACTTACAACTAATTTTAATGAAAGTCATAATCATTCGAAAATCTGATTAAACTCACATCTGGATAGGGTCACCACAGGTACTCTACCATGGAATATAATTCTTGAAAGCATTGAGAGATTTGTTTCCTTCCATTTCAAGGATGGTAAGGTCCCTTAAAAAATACGAAGTAAAGCATGACTGTAGTCATGTTCCCTTTGCTGTTAACATATTCTCTGGACACTTTCAATGTGTTCCTCAATTCCCACGAGAAAACTAATTATCCTTTGATGCATGAACTCGGACTCTAAATGCATTTATAAAACACGCATAACAACCGATTGCCTGTACCCCCAAAACACTCGATGCATCGAGCACACTTACCTCCAATCTCGGTTTGAACTGTCTGCTCTTGGGAGTCTGTTGcatctttttgtttgggtaGTTGTATCTTCATCTGTTGTCTCTTTCGCTTTTTGGTTTGCTTCAGTAGCTCTGAAGTCCAGTTCATCATGATCGAACCCATGGAGCCACTCATCTTGAACGTGCCCTCAGGGTCTCCAAAGAGGTGAAAGAAGGTCTGGACAGATTCTGCGCGCGGCCAAGGCCTAGAAAACGAGAGATGAAGTGTCCAAAAGGCCCTTCAGGTTTGTTGTGTCACACCATACTACAATAGAGCGTGTGCCACTTCTACCATCACATGCACTGGTAGAGCCTTAACTTAATGGGGTCGGGAACGGAACTGCCACCAAAATTGAGATCGATGCTCGTGTCTGGCTGGATCAGACTTTAGCGAGTTGCCAGAATGGAAATTTTGCAAGATATAACATAtcatgttgttgatgttgttgcaGTAGCGAGAAACAAAGCTTCTGACGAGTTTGGATTATAGCTTCTGAgagttcaaagatgaaaatattCCATATGCGTAATGTTGTGCTTTACTCTGATCTGCTCTGAACCTACAAGAAGAAGCCCATCTGTTCGAGATATATTCGGGGTTCAAATGAATATATGGCGAGTGAGTAATATAAAAATACATACTAGTAATTCCCGTCACCCTGTTTTATTCCTTCTGATCTGTAACGATTTCTTTCTCATGTTCCAGTTCCAAATTCCCCAGTGGAAATGGGTTCCTATAGAAGTGATCGTTGAAGGCAGACAAAGATGAATTCTAGATCTGTCCATGTTTAGATTTGTGGATTAGGGCGAAATGTGATCCAGGTTAATAAAGAAGGGATGGGTCGAATAAAAATCGAAGCAAAGCTTGTGATCTTCTTCTTGGTACCCTAAAAATTACAAACCTCTCGTACACATTTTTGACAAGCTCAACCAAGCAATCCATCAATGTCAAGTCCTCCAATTTCTGGAGGATATATTACTTGTTTTCGGTATGACCAATGGATTTCATCCATGAGTATCAACGTGAATTGGTTTCAGTATCTTTACAGATTCAGAagctgagaaaaaaaacagtacAAGCAATTTTCCAGTGTTTTTAATCACTCGTCAATTAGTCTTCTTTAGCTATGGGTCTGGATGAAGCAAAGTGATCAATTTTCCAACCACATTTAGTTCCGAAGAAGTGGCTCTGAATTACTTTTGACCGAATAGTTGGCCTCCATTCAATGCCAACAACTGATAACCTTCCTTTAAACACAAGCTGGAAAAAAGTACAAAGGTGCTTAACGTAATAAACAATGCAACACATTTTCCACTTTGCCTTGTCTACATTCGTTTATTCTCAATTCTCTCGAGTCATGTGAACCATAATAAAGCAATGACATTGGCATTTCTAGACCCTCATTTACAATTGATTGAAAGAAGCAAGAATTAGCTTGAACTGGCATTTATGCTTGAAATCATCCTTGACTCAATCTCGGAAATATCCGCAACAAAAGCCTATTGAAAGAGGTACAAACGAAGCCAAACAGATTGCTTGAAGAGTTGAATGCGATCTCCAGATCTCTTATCCGGAAACCCACCCATCGTAACAAAAGAATAAGTTTGTTCCTTGAAAAGGATCTCTGAAACTTAGTTCATTTTCACCTAATTATTTGGCTCTAGGTAAAGATGAAAAAGCGAGAAAATGCAACATGGCACCACTCAATGTCTAAAAGGCTACGATTCCATAAGATGAATGACCACTAAAAATGTCgagtttcattctc is a window from the Tigriopus californicus strain San Diego chromosome 2, Tcal_SD_v2.1, whole genome shotgun sequence genome containing:
- the LOC131893592 gene encoding pericentrin-like isoform X2 gives rise to the protein MSGSMGSIMMNWTSELLKQTKKRKRQQMKIQLPKQKDATDSQEQTVQTEIGELSCEECQIKEAKMSVQREQLSGLEADKSALHGKFVRTQQSLGEAMERETKLRSENEVMALENAQSKYELKELRLEMEESLLKSEQDHEHQIQVLEQVMTEKDTDWKHRQESLHQDLQNALRTNIDLSNFENMSRTQLEQEIGSLRTVIDLRLKEIHELRRVNGELSHKLERHYWLENELSKTRHRVEEMNLVIQNKMVAEKELIDMTEGLTNDLAKARNEILTLKRNLENKQFIQSNQEFISPALDQMQLMQHRNQHQKLWEEGW
- the LOC131893592 gene encoding pericentrin-like isoform X1, producing MSGSMGSIMMNWTSELLKQTKKRKRQQMKIQLPKQKDATDSQEQTVQTEIGELSCEECQIKEAKMSVQREQLSGLEADKSALHGKFVRTQQSLGEAMERETKLRSENEVMALENAQSKYELKELRLEMEESLLKSEQDHEHQIQVLEQVMTEKDTDWKHRQESLHQDLQNALRTNIDLSNFENMSRTQLEQEIGSLRTVIDLRLKEIHELRRVNGELSHKLERHYWLENELSKTRHRVEEMNLVIQNKMVAEKELIDMTEGLTNDLAKARNEILTLKRNLENKQFIQSNQEFISPALDQMQLMQHRNQHQKASYGRKVGDNYRDNSTLVLDLVQKNDAVAWMLHVPDSAKLQ